A portion of the Phocoena sinus isolate mPhoSin1 chromosome 9, mPhoSin1.pri, whole genome shotgun sequence genome contains these proteins:
- the LOC116759048 gene encoding dihydrofolate reductase-like yields the protein MVRSLNCIITVSQNMGIGKNGDLPWPPLRNEYRYFQRMTTTSSVEGKQNLVIMGRKTWFSFPEKNRPLKNRINIVLSRELKEPPQGVHFLDKSLDDALKLTEQPELTNKVDMVWIVGGSSVYKEARSKPGRLSLFVTRIMQEFEGDTIFPEIDLEKYKFLPEYPGVPSDVQEEKGIKHKFEVYEKNN from the coding sequence ATGGTTCGTTCTCTAAACTGCATCATCACTGTGTCCCAGAACATGGGCATCGGCAAGAATGGGGACCTGCCCTGGCCCCCGCTCAGGAATGAATACAGGTATTTCCAAAGAATGACCACAACCTCTTCAGTAGAAGGTAAACAGAATTTGGTGATTATGGGTAGGAAGACCTGGTTCTCCTTTCCAGAGAAGAATCGACCTTTAAAGAACAGAATTAATATAGTTCTCAGTAGAGAACTCAAGGAGCCTCCACAGGGAGTGCATTTTCTTGACAAAAGTCTGGATGATGCCTTAAAACTCACTGAGCAACCAGAATTAACAAATAAAGTGGACATGGTTTGGATAGTGGGAGGCAGTTCTGTTTACAAGGAAGCCAGGAGCAAGCCAGGCCGTCTTAGTCTATTTGTGACAAGGATCATGCAGGAATTTGAAGGTGACACAATTTTTCCAGAAAttgatttggaaaaatataaattcctCCCAGAATATCCAGGGGTTCCTTCTGATGTCCAGGAGGAGAAAGGCATTAAGCACAAATTTGAAGTATATGAAAAGAACAATTAA